The proteins below come from a single bacterium genomic window:
- a CDS encoding RNA polymerase sigma factor RpoD/SigA, protein MAGAYQNQAESETLNAYLQSIGDYQSLSREQEAAVTVRIREGDEKALEEMITANLKFVVSIAKQYVGQGLSLLDLINEGNLGLIKAAYRFNEKKGFKFISYAVWWIRQSIMQAIVEQGNIVRLPMNKANILYQIRKRNRALWEQLGRQPTKAELAKALGITESVINEIELATNTYRSLDEPVGNEEDHILLNTLEDEDQISPAEQLDKNEFHALIEAALDSLSPREAMILRNYYGLGDREPMTLEEIGKDLNISRERVRQVKVKALSRIRNSHVGRRLAEHAH, encoded by the coding sequence ATGGCTGGAGCCTATCAGAACCAGGCCGAGAGCGAGACGCTCAACGCCTACCTGCAGTCGATCGGCGATTACCAGAGCCTGAGCCGCGAGCAGGAAGCCGCCGTCACGGTGCGCATCCGCGAGGGGGACGAGAAGGCGCTGGAGGAGATGATCACTGCGAATCTCAAGTTCGTGGTCTCGATCGCCAAGCAGTACGTCGGCCAGGGCCTGAGCCTGCTCGATCTGATCAACGAGGGCAACCTCGGCCTGATCAAGGCGGCCTACCGCTTCAACGAGAAGAAGGGCTTCAAGTTCATCTCCTACGCCGTCTGGTGGATCCGCCAGTCGATCATGCAGGCCATCGTCGAGCAGGGCAACATCGTGCGCCTGCCGATGAACAAGGCCAACATCCTCTACCAGATCCGCAAGCGGAACCGCGCCCTCTGGGAGCAGCTCGGCCGCCAGCCGACCAAGGCCGAGCTGGCCAAGGCGCTGGGTATCACCGAGTCGGTGATCAACGAGATCGAGCTGGCGACGAACACCTACCGGTCGCTGGACGAGCCCGTGGGCAACGAGGAGGATCACATCCTCCTGAACACCCTCGAGGACGAGGATCAGATCAGCCCCGCGGAGCAGCTCGACAAGAACGAGTTCCACGCGCTGATCGAGGCGGCGCTCGATTCGCTGAGCCCGCGCGAGGCGATGATCCTTCGCAACTACTACGGGCTCGGCGATCGCGAGCCGATGACCCTCGAGGAGATCGGCAAGGACCTGAATATCAGCCGCGAGCGCGTGCGGCAGGTGAAGGTCAAGGCGCTCAGCCGCATCCGCAACAGCCACGTCGGCCGGCGTCTCGCCGAGCACGCCCACTAG
- the pdxS gene encoding pyridoxal 5'-phosphate synthase lyase subunit PdxS translates to MKVSTFEEKVGLAEMLMGGVIMDVTTAEQAKIAEDAGAAAVMALERIPSDIRADGGIARMSDPQMIQAIQKAVSIPVMAKCRIGHIAEARILEALEIDFIDESEVLTPADEANHVWKHDFKVPFVCGCRDLGEALRRIGEGAAMIRTKGEAGTGNIVEAVRHLRAVVGGIRRLTQLDPGELMAEAKTLGAPFHLVQQTAQTGRLPVPNFSAGGVATPADAALMRMLGAEAIFVGSGIFKSTDPPRMAKAIVEAATHWQDAARLAAVSAGLGRAMKGLDMAEIPAEQVMQTRGN, encoded by the coding sequence ATGAAAGTCAGCACCTTCGAGGAGAAGGTCGGCCTCGCCGAGATGCTCATGGGCGGCGTCATCATGGACGTGACCACGGCCGAGCAGGCGAAGATCGCCGAGGACGCCGGCGCCGCGGCCGTGATGGCCCTGGAGCGCATCCCCTCGGACATCCGCGCCGACGGCGGCATCGCGCGGATGAGCGACCCGCAGATGATCCAGGCGATCCAGAAGGCCGTCAGCATTCCGGTGATGGCCAAGTGCCGCATCGGCCACATCGCCGAGGCGCGCATTCTCGAGGCCCTGGAGATCGACTTCATCGACGAGAGCGAGGTGCTCACGCCCGCCGACGAGGCGAACCACGTCTGGAAGCACGACTTCAAGGTGCCCTTCGTCTGTGGCTGCCGCGATCTCGGCGAGGCGCTGCGCCGCATCGGCGAGGGCGCCGCGATGATCCGCACCAAGGGCGAGGCGGGCACGGGCAACATCGTCGAGGCCGTGCGCCACCTGCGCGCGGTGGTGGGGGGCATCCGCCGTCTCACCCAGCTCGATCCCGGCGAGCTGATGGCCGAGGCGAAGACCCTCGGCGCGCCGTTCCACCTCGTCCAGCAGACGGCCCAGACCGGCCGCCTGCCCGTGCCCAACTTCTCGGCGGGCGGCGTCGCCACGCCGGCCGACGCGGCGCTGATGCGCATGCTCGGCGCCGAGGCCATCTTCGTCGGCTCGGGCATCTTCAAGTCGACGGACCCGCCGCGCATGGCGAAGGCCATCGTCGAGGCGGCCACGCACTGGCAGGACGCGGCGCGGCTCGCCGCGGTCTCGGCGGGCCTCGGCCGGGCGATGAAGGGCCTGGACATGGCGGAGATCCCCGCCGAGCAGGTCATGCAGACGCGAGGCAACTAG